One stretch of Wolbachia endosymbiont of Armadillidium arcangelii DNA includes these proteins:
- a CDS encoding DUF2610 domain-containing protein → MAESIKKFTVQCDFKGQSSPFAIYIGNPKDDTHPIHHQDSWLAKERGGNIPNKVKESLQKLYKLSQENGVSFSELCVYAITVVSNNDKKNDGK, encoded by the coding sequence ATGGCTGAGTCTATAAAAAAGTTTACTGTGCAGTGTGATTTCAAAGGGCAAAGTTCGCCTTTTGCAATATACATAGGAAATCCAAAGGATGATACTCATCCAATTCACCATCAAGATTCCTGGCTTGCAAAGGAGCGTGGAGGAAACATACCTAATAAAGTCAAAGAAAGTCTGCAAAAATTATATAAGTTATCTCAAGAAAATGGAGTCTCTTTTTCAGAGTTATGTGTATATGCCATTACTGTAGTTAGTAATAATGATAAAAAAAATGACGGCAAGTAG
- a CDS encoding class I SAM-dependent methyltransferase, protein MLTYIHELIDKSRGSISISDFMNAALYHKEYGYYMNKLPLGKDGDFITASEISQLFGEIIAVWTMHTWEKLGKPSKFSLVELGPGKGTLIHDVIRVTKKYSCFFSSMDIHLVEISPILQKTQKEKLKGLDINWHTDVNNLPNQPTIFFANELFDALPIDQFVYRDGQWYENRVTKQDNGSLSLLLQCSMPITGIGKLFNGAVVEICPAGIAILKKLENKIVNNGGAALIIDYGYVYPEYKSTLQSIRQHKYTNFLENVGNSDITALVNFQSLKDSLSHVNCEILTQREFLHLFGIKERTQTLMKNASDEQKNKIFSEFLRLTENMGTLFKAMLIHHL, encoded by the coding sequence ATGCTCACTTATATACACGAATTAATTGATAAAAGCCGAGGATCAATATCCATCAGTGATTTTATGAACGCTGCTCTATATCATAAAGAGTACGGCTATTACATGAATAAATTACCACTTGGCAAAGATGGTGATTTCATTACTGCATCTGAAATTAGTCAACTGTTTGGTGAAATAATTGCAGTTTGGACAATGCATACATGGGAAAAACTAGGAAAGCCATCAAAATTTTCTCTAGTTGAGCTTGGACCAGGTAAAGGAACACTCATTCACGATGTAATAAGAGTCACTAAAAAATATAGCTGTTTTTTTAGCTCAATGGACATTCACCTAGTTGAAATAAGTCCTATTTTACAGAAAACACAAAAGGAAAAATTAAAGGGATTAGATATTAACTGGCACACAGATGTCAACAACTTACCAAACCAGCCAACTATTTTTTTTGCAAATGAGTTATTTGACGCCCTTCCAATTGACCAGTTCGTTTATCGTGATGGACAGTGGTATGAAAACAGAGTGACAAAGCAGGATAATGGCAGTCTTTCGTTGTTACTTCAGTGCTCAATGCCAATTACTGGAATAGGAAAACTTTTCAATGGTGCAGTGGTAGAAATATGTCCAGCTGGAATTGCAATATTAAAGAAACTTGAGAATAAGATAGTCAATAATGGAGGAGCTGCCCTGATTATAGATTATGGTTATGTATATCCTGAATACAAGAGCACTCTACAATCGATAAGACAGCATAAGTATACTAATTTTCTTGAAAATGTCGGTAATAGTGACATCACTGCACTTGTGAACTTTCAATCATTAAAAGATTCATTAAGTCACGTAAATTGTGAGATTTTGACTCAAAGAGAATTTTTACACCTTTTTGGTATAAAAGAAAGAACACAAACTTTGATGAAAAATGCAAGTGATGAACAAAAAAATAAGATCTTCAGTGAATTTCTAAGGTTAACTGAAAATATGGGTACTCTCTTTAAGGCAATGCTGATTCACCATTTGTAA
- a CDS encoding transposase → MPKTNEIGRKISKAQIIGGRFYARKALYMSAVVAMHHNKKMKVFYQRLVDSGKAAKVAVMRKIIICLNAMIKNNNFYLDV, encoded by the coding sequence TTGCCAAAAACCAACGAAATCGGAAGGAAAATAAGCAAAGCTCAAATCATAGGTGGCAGATTTTATGCTCGAAAAGCATTATACATGTCTGCTGTGGTTGCAATGCATCATAATAAAAAAATGAAAGTATTTTACCAGCGTTTAGTTGACTCTGGCAAAGCCGCTAAAGTTGCTGTAATGAGAAAAATCATCATTTGTTTAAATGCTATGATAAAAAATAATAATTTTTATCTTGATGTTTAA
- a CDS encoding TerC family protein encodes MLADTWTLLILTLLETILGIDNLIFISLAIDKVPNLLRERARLIGFSLALLMRFVILFFTSYILSMQKPIFHAVSLDISVKDLLMIAGGLFLIVKSSMELWSDIFVHKENKTKANVKSQFFLVVLQIILIDLVFSVDSILTAIALTHNMIIIAIAFTFSILAMLFSSSYTAQLIKSNPSLKVIAILFILLVGVYLTLEGLHIELPKAYLYSSFMFALLVEVIGSVKKT; translated from the coding sequence ATGCTAGCCGATACTTGGACTTTATTGATACTTACGCTACTTGAAACTATACTTGGTATAGACAATTTAATCTTTATTTCTCTAGCAATAGATAAGGTGCCAAATCTGCTGAGAGAAAGAGCGCGCCTTATAGGTTTTAGCCTAGCGCTATTGATGCGTTTTGTAATACTATTTTTTACATCATATATATTATCAATGCAAAAACCTATATTTCACGCCGTATCACTGGATATCTCAGTAAAGGATTTACTTATGATTGCAGGAGGGTTATTCCTTATTGTTAAAAGCTCTATGGAGTTATGGAGCGACATTTTTGTACATAAGGAGAACAAAACAAAGGCGAACGTTAAATCACAATTTTTTTTAGTTGTGCTACAAATTATATTAATAGATTTAGTTTTTTCGGTTGATTCAATATTAACTGCCATAGCATTAACTCACAATATGATAATTATTGCTATAGCATTTACATTTTCCATATTAGCAATGCTATTTTCATCAAGTTATACCGCTCAGTTAATAAAATCAAACCCAAGCTTAAAAGTAATTGCCATTCTATTTATTTTACTCGTCGGTGTATATCTAACACTTGAAGGGCTTCACATAGAACTACCAAAAGCATATTTGTATTCTTCATTTATGTTTGCATTGCTTGTGGAAGTTATAGGTAGCGTAAAGAAAACGTAG
- a CDS encoding malonyl-CoA decarboxylase produces the protein MAKESLAKTDIVKVEDKKTVKGFFKILGEVADAVRSWVGNISPDLSSSRDIDSLVLKMNECLNPKGGEVSARKNTVSLGNLYLSLSEKGKIKFLQTLAEKFSLHKEEIDEKIKEYKENQNPELNYKFEQDLIKTLESSRSKILKQFISLPEGLKFIVDMRSDVLKLKNQYRSLDPLENELKNILYTWVDVDLLDLRQITWDSPASLLEKLIKYEAVHEISSWGDLKNRLDSDHLCFAFFHYKIPNEPLIFVEVALVNKIADSIQHLLDESVPSSDPSSASTAIFYSISNTQAGLSGISLGNFLIKRVVEKLSQEFKSIRAYATLSPIPGFTKWLKNQDVALLGKLNIKQSGEEILESIKTNVECEKQCLLKLCAHYLLKVKSSSGGAYDPVAHFHLSNGASIKQLNWMADTSEKGISQSVGMMVNYLYELPKINNNHENYMINKAISCSKQVSSLLKG, from the coding sequence ATGGCAAAAGAATCATTAGCAAAAACTGATATAGTGAAAGTTGAAGATAAGAAAACAGTAAAAGGCTTTTTTAAAATATTAGGTGAAGTAGCAGATGCTGTAAGGTCATGGGTTGGCAATATTAGCCCTGATTTAAGTAGTAGTCGCGATATCGATAGTTTAGTCTTGAAGATGAACGAATGCTTAAACCCAAAGGGAGGAGAAGTCTCAGCACGTAAGAACACTGTATCTCTTGGTAATCTTTACTTGAGTTTATCAGAGAAAGGTAAAATAAAATTTTTACAAACCCTGGCAGAAAAATTTAGTCTACATAAAGAAGAAATAGATGAGAAAATAAAAGAATACAAAGAAAATCAAAATCCCGAGTTAAACTATAAATTTGAACAGGATTTAATAAAAACTCTTGAATCATCACGTTCTAAAATATTAAAGCAATTTATTTCTTTACCAGAAGGCCTCAAGTTTATTGTTGATATGCGTTCTGATGTGCTTAAGCTAAAGAACCAATATAGAAGTTTGGATCCACTAGAGAACGAATTAAAAAATATACTCTATACTTGGGTTGATGTTGATCTACTTGATCTTCGTCAAATCACCTGGGATTCACCTGCATCATTGCTAGAAAAACTTATAAAATATGAAGCTGTGCATGAAATTTCTTCTTGGGGTGACTTAAAAAATAGGCTGGATTCTGATCATCTCTGTTTTGCTTTTTTTCATTACAAGATACCAAACGAACCTCTAATTTTTGTAGAGGTTGCATTGGTGAATAAGATTGCAGATAGCATTCAACACCTTTTAGATGAATCAGTACCTTCAAGCGATCCAAGTAGTGCAAGCACTGCTATATTCTATTCAATATCAAATACTCAAGCAGGGTTATCTGGAATTAGTCTTGGTAATTTCTTAATCAAAAGGGTTGTAGAAAAGCTATCGCAGGAATTTAAAAGCATAAGAGCGTACGCAACTCTTTCTCCAATACCTGGCTTTACGAAATGGCTGAAAAATCAAGATGTAGCTTTATTAGGTAAGCTTAATATAAAACAATCAGGTGAAGAAATTTTAGAAAGCATAAAAACTAACGTTGAATGCGAAAAACAGTGTCTACTGAAACTTTGTGCACACTATTTGCTAAAGGTTAAAAGCAGTAGTGGCGGTGCTTATGATCCGGTGGCACACTTTCATTTAAGCAATGGTGCATCAATCAAACAACTCAACTGGATGGCAGATACTTCTGAAAAAGGCATTAGTCAGTCAGTCGGGATGATGGTGAATTATCTGTATGAATTGCCTAAAATAAATAACAATCATGAGAATTATATGATTAATAAAGCGATCTCTTGCTCAAAGCAGGTTTCTTCTCTATTGAAGGGATAA
- a CDS encoding IS110 family transposase, whose translation MVISYQNFIGIDIGKLEFVIAVNEQKSVIKFDNSCSGWKQFYQKFSNILPNSMIILEATGGYELGLLYFLIDRNIAVHRANTRQVKNFILSHGTLAKTDNLDAKALAQYGVERCGRLQLFTPISKEQTTLFTLCQRRDDITKMLVQEKNRLKTPGNDYIKESCQQTIEFLNNQVEKLDQAIQKIVNENPELNRYQKILETVPGIGRKTSQCLLCLIPELGSLNKRQVASLAGVAPHPKESGKAIGYRRIIGGRSNVRSKLFTAAMAARNSKSELAAFYCKLIDSGKRKMVALTALMRKIIVIANARLKEAINLHV comes from the coding sequence ATGGTTATATCTTATCAAAATTTTATTGGCATTGATATCGGAAAACTTGAATTTGTCATTGCAGTGAATGAACAAAAAAGTGTTATCAAGTTTGACAATAGTTGTTCTGGCTGGAAACAATTTTACCAAAAATTTTCAAATATCTTACCCAATTCCATGATAATTTTAGAAGCTACAGGAGGCTATGAGCTTGGCTTATTGTATTTTCTTATTGACAGAAACATTGCTGTGCATCGTGCTAATACTCGTCAAGTTAAAAACTTCATTCTATCTCATGGAACTTTGGCAAAGACTGACAATCTGGATGCAAAAGCGCTTGCCCAATATGGTGTTGAGCGTTGTGGACGTCTGCAGCTATTTACACCTATCTCAAAAGAACAAACCACCTTATTTACACTTTGTCAGCGTCGTGATGATATTACAAAAATGCTTGTTCAAGAAAAAAATAGGCTTAAAACTCCTGGAAATGATTACATTAAGGAAAGTTGTCAACAAACTATTGAATTCCTCAATAATCAGGTAGAAAAGCTTGATCAAGCTATACAAAAAATAGTCAATGAAAACCCTGAACTGAACCGATACCAGAAGATTCTTGAAACAGTTCCTGGAATAGGTAGAAAAACCTCTCAATGTTTATTGTGCCTTATACCGGAACTTGGTTCCTTAAACAAAAGGCAAGTTGCAAGCCTTGCAGGTGTTGCACCTCATCCTAAGGAAAGTGGTAAAGCTATTGGTTACCGAAGGATTATAGGTGGAAGAAGTAACGTTCGTTCAAAGCTTTTCACAGCTGCTATGGCTGCTAGAAACTCCAAGTCAGAACTTGCTGCTTTTTATTGTAAGCTTATTGATAGTGGTAAAAGAAAGATGGTAGCACTCACTGCACTTATGCGTAAAATTATAGTCATCGCCAATGCCAGACTTAAAGAAGCAATTAATTTGCATGTTTAG
- a CDS encoding metallophosphoesterase family protein, with amino-acid sequence MNIANIFIFLALSLVTSFHFVHAQILYTWSQVIPENKLSIRAITDNDMCPIAYVDGKEIEMLNRSSINNGNHNETVCELTVQTSVKNISIEDLQVPILPEKVNKIAFIGDTGCRINMLFQQECNSVDSWPLKKNLDSIALHKPDLIIHVGDYHYRQTKCRNTKKCGDIYGYNKEVWYADWFEPAKDISTQSPFLFVRGNHESCNRAYEGWFRYLDSYPFSPKKCEDLVSSWSLDAGPITFFIFDSSSGEDIFTTRSTIDAFERQFDKLIQDKPTWFLTHKPLWRSPKKEFLALKSHGNLTQIEAFGDKFPSNVTTIISGHIHIAQILLMDNVPDQIIAGNGGALLHAQDQEPVYQNVEFDYPNGRNYLAHEVRNFFGFGFAILSLDDHKFTFYNQDNKEMYSANLMKDFKLKTN; translated from the coding sequence ATGAATATAGCTAATATCTTTATTTTTTTAGCTCTCTCTCTTGTAACTAGTTTTCATTTCGTCCATGCACAAATATTATACACATGGTCTCAAGTTATCCCAGAAAATAAATTAAGCATACGTGCAATTACAGACAATGACATGTGTCCTATTGCTTACGTCGATGGCAAGGAAATAGAAATGCTGAATCGCAGCTCAATTAACAATGGTAATCACAACGAAACAGTCTGTGAGCTGACAGTACAAACAAGTGTCAAAAACATTAGTATTGAGGATCTACAAGTTCCTATATTACCAGAAAAGGTTAATAAAATTGCTTTTATTGGTGATACAGGTTGTAGAATAAATATGTTATTTCAGCAGGAATGTAATTCGGTAGATAGCTGGCCTTTAAAAAAAAATTTAGATTCTATTGCCCTTCATAAACCAGATTTAATTATCCATGTTGGTGATTATCATTATAGACAAACAAAATGTAGAAATACAAAAAAGTGTGGCGATATTTATGGATATAATAAAGAAGTCTGGTACGCTGATTGGTTTGAGCCTGCAAAAGATATTTCAACACAATCTCCTTTTCTTTTTGTTCGTGGAAATCATGAGAGTTGTAATAGAGCTTATGAAGGATGGTTCAGATACTTAGATTCATACCCTTTTTCCCCTAAAAAATGTGAAGATCTTGTTTCTAGTTGGTCTTTAGATGCTGGACCGATTACATTTTTTATTTTTGATTCTTCATCCGGTGAAGACATTTTTACAACCCGAAGCACAATTGATGCTTTTGAGAGACAATTTGATAAATTGATACAAGATAAGCCCACGTGGTTTTTAACTCATAAACCGCTTTGGAGATCTCCAAAAAAAGAATTTTTGGCATTAAAAAGCCATGGTAATCTTACACAAATTGAAGCTTTTGGAGATAAATTTCCAAGCAATGTTACTACCATAATTTCTGGTCACATTCATATAGCCCAGATTTTATTAATGGATAATGTGCCAGACCAGATTATAGCTGGAAACGGTGGTGCATTATTACACGCTCAAGATCAAGAACCTGTTTATCAAAATGTAGAATTTGACTATCCAAACGGTAGAAATTACTTAGCACACGAGGTTAGAAACTTTTTCGGCTTTGGCTTTGCAATATTAAGTTTAGATGATCACAAATTTACTTTCTATAATCAAGATAATAAGGAAATGTATTCTGCAAACCTAATGAAAGACTTTAAACTTAAAACAAATTAA
- a CDS encoding GTP cyclohydrolase II → MFIENRNSNKVERAISEIRSGRPIVIYDESNYLLFAAVEALERDLFNQYKLISSNVYVTLTSSKVKYISQNKEHNSKRLLVNNFDELLYLINCSKEDCIKELQCSKTIDECAIALLKFSELLPYALVADMTFENNHEMQNWCEKNDVIALDTSFINNFQENQDVYEVCKTSLFLKQTQEVDIISYRTESGGREHHAIIIGNPDKDDEPLVRIHSSCYTGDLLDSLSCDCRSQLHQAIQMIADFGSGIILYLMQDGRGIGLANKLRAYSMQRRHNLDTVDANRVLGFEDDERSFAVAVEILKKLDIKKIQLLTNNGRKLSELKNNGIEVTKCLPLIMERNEYNDSYMETKFGRLGHGLRVF, encoded by the coding sequence ATGTTTATAGAAAATCGGAATAGCAATAAGGTAGAAAGAGCTATCAGCGAAATTAGAAGTGGCCGGCCAATTGTAATATATGATGAAAGTAATTACCTATTGTTTGCTGCTGTTGAGGCTTTAGAAAGAGATTTATTTAATCAATACAAGCTTATATCAAGTAATGTATATGTTACTTTAACTTCAAGTAAGGTAAAATACATATCTCAAAATAAAGAACATAACAGCAAACGTCTGTTGGTGAATAATTTTGATGAACTGCTCTATTTAATAAACTGTTCAAAGGAAGATTGCATAAAAGAGTTGCAATGCTCAAAGACAATAGATGAATGTGCTATTGCCTTGCTTAAATTCTCAGAATTATTGCCATACGCATTAGTGGCTGATATGACTTTTGAGAATAACCATGAAATGCAAAATTGGTGCGAGAAAAATGACGTTATTGCACTGGACACGTCATTCATAAATAATTTTCAAGAAAATCAGGATGTATATGAAGTGTGCAAAACATCATTATTTTTAAAACAGACTCAAGAAGTAGATATCATATCTTATAGAACCGAAAGTGGCGGAAGAGAACATCATGCAATTATCATTGGCAATCCAGATAAAGATGACGAACCATTAGTGAGAATTCATTCTTCGTGCTATACGGGTGACTTGTTAGATAGCTTATCATGCGATTGTAGAAGTCAGTTACATCAAGCAATTCAAATGATAGCTGACTTTGGAAGTGGTATTATATTGTATTTGATGCAAGATGGAAGAGGCATTGGTTTAGCTAATAAGTTAAGAGCGTACAGTATGCAAAGAAGACATAATCTTGATACTGTTGATGCAAATAGAGTATTGGGTTTTGAAGATGATGAAAGAAGCTTTGCTGTTGCAGTTGAAATACTCAAGAAATTAGACATCAAAAAGATCCAATTACTTACAAATAACGGTAGGAAGTTATCGGAGTTGAAAAACAATGGTATAGAGGTTACAAAGTGTCTACCACTTATTATGGAACGTAATGAATATAATGATTCATATATGGAAACAAAATTTGGTAGGCTAGGCCATGGATTAAGGGTTTTTTAG
- a CDS encoding virB8 family protein: MLRFFKREKNTESLDKDINWNSNRYSTVIAQRNILLLFTLILLVAISVSILAIFKISTSSTIEPFVIEIDKKSGIVQLVDPVTVKQYSADEVLNNYFISEYIKAREVFDSYNYNYNYYTKVRLFSSPNVYSEFSNYIKSQNMNDLFNLYSDAKGELKIRSIQKLGNDALQVRFSIEFTRKDGNSSRKNKIVVMSYKYASLEMNDQQRYINPLGFQVISYRVDDEYV, from the coding sequence ATGCTAAGATTTTTTAAGCGAGAAAAAAATACTGAATCCTTAGATAAGGATATAAATTGGAATTCAAATCGCTACAGCACAGTTATTGCTCAAAGGAATATTCTACTTTTGTTTACGTTAATATTATTAGTGGCAATTTCTGTAAGCATATTAGCTATATTTAAAATTAGCACAAGCAGCACTATTGAGCCATTCGTTATAGAAATTGACAAAAAGTCAGGAATAGTGCAATTGGTTGATCCTGTTACAGTAAAACAATATTCTGCGGATGAAGTGTTAAACAATTATTTTATTTCAGAGTATATAAAAGCAAGGGAGGTTTTTGACTCGTATAATTATAATTATAATTATTATACAAAGGTAAGGTTATTTTCTTCACCTAATGTATATAGTGAATTTAGCAATTATATAAAATCGCAGAATATGAATGACCTTTTTAATTTATATTCAGATGCTAAAGGTGAGTTGAAAATTCGTTCAATTCAAAAATTAGGTAATGATGCTCTTCAAGTGAGGTTTTCTATAGAATTTACACGAAAAGATGGAAATTCCTCAAGGAAAAATAAGATAGTTGTGATGTCATATAAATATGCATCGCTTGAAATGAATGATCAGCAAAGATATATTAACCCGTTAGGGTTTCAAGTTATTTCATATAGAGTAGATGATGAATATGTGTAG
- the virB9 gene encoding P-type conjugative transfer protein VirB9 yields MNMCRILLVLALLISGSLNASINNKPISVDSRIKTFVYSPNEVFTVVFSQGYYSYIEFAEGEKVKNIAVGDASSWKISPYDNKLLVMPFEVSSRTNMIITTTKKRNYIFDLISRPNYDKYSYTDAKKVDRDYSVEKDISYVIRFYYPQEEDEFDVDLDEVSLPTQMQYTTENSEKIIQENNTRYNYTYIDEGNNADIVPIELFDDGYLTYLKFRNSNKIPQIFIEENDKPCKRLLFNDYVVIKGVHKKLFMRYEGSEVEVINRSL; encoded by the coding sequence ATGAATATGTGTAGGATATTGTTAGTTTTAGCTTTACTAATAAGTGGCAGTTTAAATGCATCTATTAATAATAAACCTATTTCTGTAGATAGTAGAATAAAGACTTTTGTATATAGCCCTAATGAGGTATTTACGGTAGTTTTTAGTCAAGGTTACTATTCTTATATTGAATTTGCAGAAGGGGAAAAAGTCAAGAATATCGCCGTTGGTGATGCATCAAGTTGGAAAATTAGCCCTTATGATAATAAACTGCTTGTCATGCCATTTGAAGTCAGTAGTCGCACTAACATGATTATTACAACAACTAAAAAAAGAAATTACATTTTTGATCTAATTTCAAGACCAAATTACGATAAATATTCATATACTGATGCTAAAAAAGTGGATCGCGATTATTCCGTTGAAAAGGATATATCTTACGTAATACGTTTTTATTATCCTCAAGAAGAAGATGAATTTGATGTTGATTTAGATGAGGTTTCTTTACCTACTCAAATGCAATATACTACAGAAAATTCAGAAAAAATAATACAAGAAAATAATACGAGATACAATTATACATATATTGATGAAGGTAATAATGCAGATATAGTTCCGATTGAGTTATTTGATGATGGTTATTTAACCTATTTAAAGTTTAGAAATAGTAATAAAATTCCTCAGATTTTTATAGAAGAGAATGATAAACCCTGTAAAAGACTGTTATTTAATGATTATGTTGTAATAAAAGGAGTGCATAAAAAGCTATTCATGCGTTATGAAGGTAGTGAAGTTGAAGTTATAAATAGGTCTCTTTAG
- a CDS encoding TrbI/VirB10 family protein, producing the protein MNKERRNNSEDESEIENKVVTVGSNQGHRALMIMVLVLLAGGVYYFYFSPSHKEDLGVVKKEEIKQNVQELKEKLEQVPDNVMVPERIITDPLPPLPPLPTPQIIPEVKQIKKEEQLKEIPVSSIPILPKQNFPSSNVISNLPTSFPTIGGVGYPRERRNAQMLIISGSSGENKAADAILSDTSAQSSKATRVGKLGLMITQGKIIDAVLETAINSDLQGMLRAMVSRDVYAETGDTVLIPKGSRLIGSYSFDSNVAKSRVNINWNRVIMPHGIDIAILSLSTDELGRAGIAGIVDNKIVSALFSSVALAGVSIGSAVIGQKASNLIDTLTPMDAVRSITATEIDISSLKDIIGKKSMSNEDEENAKNDKWKLGLGAIRKIKNAFNEKSLVETFKQVVRDLSLVSIDSSKVDEITLEDIKGLLRKQGSKSVYDEAIGKSIEDFSKDMRNIVSRYTDKKPTIYVDQGTALKVFVNQDIVFPPQAILNN; encoded by the coding sequence ATGAATAAAGAAAGGCGTAACAATTCAGAAGATGAATCAGAAATAGAGAATAAGGTGGTAACGGTTGGCTCTAATCAAGGTCATAGGGCATTGATGATCATGGTTTTAGTGCTTCTGGCTGGTGGAGTGTATTATTTCTATTTTAGTCCTTCTCATAAAGAGGATTTAGGAGTTGTTAAAAAAGAGGAAATAAAGCAAAACGTTCAAGAATTAAAAGAAAAGTTGGAGCAGGTTCCAGATAATGTAATGGTTCCTGAAAGAATAATAACTGATCCCTTGCCACCCTTACCTCCTCTTCCTACTCCACAAATTATACCAGAAGTAAAACAAATTAAAAAAGAAGAGCAACTAAAAGAAATTCCTGTGTCAAGTATACCTATTTTGCCAAAGCAAAATTTTCCTTCTAGCAATGTTATTAGTAATTTACCTACTTCGTTCCCTACAATAGGAGGTGTAGGTTATCCTCGAGAAAGACGTAATGCACAAATGTTAATAATTTCAGGTAGTAGTGGAGAGAACAAGGCTGCTGATGCTATTTTATCCGACACTTCAGCGCAGTCGAGCAAAGCTACTAGAGTAGGAAAGCTTGGTTTAATGATTACTCAAGGTAAAATTATTGATGCTGTTCTTGAAACTGCAATAAACTCTGATCTGCAAGGAATGCTGCGTGCTATGGTGAGTAGAGATGTTTATGCAGAAACTGGTGATACAGTTTTAATACCTAAAGGCTCAAGATTGATAGGTAGTTATTCATTTGACTCGAATGTTGCTAAATCTCGTGTAAATATAAATTGGAACAGAGTGATTATGCCACATGGAATAGATATTGCTATCTTATCACTTAGTACTGACGAGCTTGGTAGAGCAGGGATAGCAGGAATAGTTGATAATAAAATAGTAAGTGCATTATTCTCTTCAGTGGCACTTGCTGGTGTTTCAATTGGTTCGGCTGTTATAGGGCAAAAGGCCTCTAATCTTATTGATACGTTAACTCCTATGGACGCAGTGAGATCCATCACTGCAACTGAAATAGATATCTCTTCCCTTAAGGATATTATTGGTAAGAAGAGCATGTCTAATGAAGATGAAGAAAATGCAAAGAATGATAAGTGGAAACTTGGGCTTGGAGCTATTAGGAAAATTAAGAATGCGTTTAATGAAAAGAGCTTAGTTGAGACATTTAAGCAAGTAGTAAGAGACCTAAGCTTGGTCTCAATTGATAGTAGTAAGGTTGATGAAATAACTTTGGAAGATATAAAGGGATTATTGCGGAAACAAGGGAGCAAGTCTGTCTATGATGAAGCAATTGGAAAATCAATCGAGGATTTTTCTAAAGATATGCGGAATATAGTAAGCAGATACACAGATAAAAAACCAACTATTTATGTTGATCAAGGCACTGCATTGAAAGTATTTGTTAACCAAGATATAGTATTTCCTCCACAGGCAATATTAAATAATTGA